A section of the Kribbella sp. HUAS MG21 genome encodes:
- a CDS encoding DUF899 family protein — MTMADTPADTPLPQVADRATFEARLEELRVREKAHTREGDAIAAARRRLPMVEVDANLELTGPDGPLTLLDAFEGRKQLLAYYFMWHPGHPAADQCQGCTWCTTHVGELSYLHSRDITFAVFCQGPYDESKRYHEFMGWTMPWYSALPSLDELLVGRTTGMMHLVSYARDGDRVFETWWTTRRGVEVMDNSYSLMDLTVYGRREDYEDSPADWPQEWEAGGLTTDGRPIPQWSRVEAGRDDDLSRRP, encoded by the coding sequence ATGACCATGGCTGACACACCGGCTGACACACCGCTGCCCCAGGTTGCCGACCGCGCCACCTTCGAGGCGCGACTGGAAGAGCTCCGGGTCCGCGAGAAGGCGCACACCCGCGAGGGTGACGCGATCGCCGCGGCCCGCCGGCGGCTGCCGATGGTCGAGGTCGACGCGAACCTGGAACTGACCGGCCCCGACGGACCGCTGACGCTGCTCGACGCCTTCGAAGGACGCAAGCAGCTGCTCGCGTACTACTTCATGTGGCATCCCGGACACCCCGCCGCCGACCAGTGCCAGGGCTGCACCTGGTGTACGACGCATGTCGGCGAGCTGTCCTACCTGCATTCCCGCGACATCACGTTCGCGGTGTTCTGCCAGGGACCGTACGACGAGAGCAAGCGCTACCACGAATTCATGGGCTGGACGATGCCGTGGTACTCCGCGCTGCCGTCGCTCGACGAGCTCCTCGTCGGGCGGACCACCGGGATGATGCACCTGGTGTCGTACGCCCGCGACGGCGACCGCGTCTTCGAGACCTGGTGGACGACGCGGCGCGGCGTCGAGGTGATGGACAACAGCTACTCGCTGATGGACCTGACCGTCTACGGGCGCCGGGAGGACTACGAGGACTCCCCCGCGGACTGGCCGCAGGAGTGGGAAGCCGGCGGCCTGACGACCGACGGCCGGCCGATCCCGCAGTGGTCCCGCGTCGAGGCTGGCCGCGACGACGACCTCAGCCGCCGGCCGTGA
- a CDS encoding dihydrofolate reductase family protein: MRPHVVAHLAVSLDGVTSGFDVDLARFYALATLWQEDVTLMDADTIRAQEDVVRAAPRRGPRADGPLLAVVDDRARVRSWESLRELGYWSGVLALYADQTPARPLDATTRELVTGYEEVDLTEVLEVLGRRGARTVRVDSSGALLRTCLTLGLVDELALLVHPVLVGGERWYDTRRLQLRHAGTEVFEDGVIWMRYCVTAGG, translated from the coding sequence ATGCGGCCTCATGTGGTGGCTCACCTGGCGGTCTCGCTGGACGGGGTGACGTCGGGATTCGACGTCGACCTCGCGCGGTTCTACGCGCTGGCGACGCTGTGGCAGGAGGACGTCACGCTGATGGACGCCGACACCATCCGGGCCCAGGAGGACGTCGTACGGGCCGCTCCGCGGCGTGGTCCGCGAGCGGACGGGCCGCTGCTCGCGGTGGTCGACGATCGCGCCCGGGTCCGTAGCTGGGAATCGCTACGGGAGCTCGGGTACTGGTCCGGTGTTCTCGCGTTGTACGCCGACCAGACCCCGGCGCGCCCGCTCGACGCGACGACCCGCGAGCTCGTCACCGGGTACGAGGAGGTCGATCTAACCGAAGTACTGGAGGTGCTGGGGCGCCGGGGTGCGCGGACCGTGCGGGTCGACTCGTCCGGGGCGTTGTTGCGGACGTGCCTCACGCTCGGCCTGGTCGACGAGCTCGCGCTGCTCGTGCATCCGGTGCTCGTGGGTGGCGAGCGGTGGTACGACACCCGGCGCCTCCAGCTCCGTCACGCCGGCACGGAGGTCTTCGAGGACGGCGTGATCTGGATGCGGTACTGCGTCACGGCCGGCGGCTGA
- a CDS encoding helix-turn-helix domain-containing protein, translating into MRRIDARSLRGLAHPLRMRILEAIELDGPATSSTLATRLGENTGTISWHLRLLAEHGYLEEDPDRGTKRERWWRIPGPTVLDPSEFLDDPETRRALDVYLRDLVERYYDRVRAYVDEDWPAEWQQAAGLSDWRDLRLTPEQLHSLNEELGAVIERYTGAEAADGAERVIVQLQSFPRRS; encoded by the coding sequence ATGCGACGGATCGATGCCCGGAGCCTGCGCGGTCTCGCCCACCCGCTCCGGATGCGCATCCTGGAGGCGATCGAGCTCGACGGACCGGCGACGTCCAGCACGCTGGCGACGCGGCTCGGCGAGAACACCGGGACGATCAGCTGGCACCTGCGGCTGCTCGCCGAGCACGGGTACCTCGAGGAGGACCCGGACCGCGGCACGAAGCGCGAGCGCTGGTGGCGGATCCCCGGCCCCACCGTCCTCGACCCGTCCGAGTTCCTCGACGACCCGGAGACGCGCCGCGCGCTCGACGTGTACCTGCGCGACCTCGTCGAGCGGTACTACGACCGCGTGCGGGCGTACGTCGACGAGGACTGGCCGGCCGAATGGCAGCAGGCCGCCGGGCTCTCGGACTGGCGTGACCTGCGGCTGACGCCGGAGCAGCTGCACAGCCTCAACGAGGAGCTCGGTGCGGTCATCGAGCGCTACACGGGGGCCGAGGCCGCCGACGGCGCCGAGCGCGTGATCGTCCAGCTGCAGTCGTTCCCGCGTCGCTCATGA
- a CDS encoding MFS transporter, whose product MSLLRSHRDFRLFWIGETVNRFGSATSSVTLPLVAISMLDATTFEVGLLTAAAWAPWLLIGLPTGAWIDRVRRRPVMLAACAVSGLLLLTVPVAGDLLTIELLLVVAGFVGAAAVVFQTAYTAYLPTLLDPADHAEGNAKLHGSASAAQIAGLGCGGLLVQLAGAANALLVDAASFVVALLCLGAIRFRERRTDVPRRAGAIREGIRLVARDVWLRTLTIFGAVSNLALMGYQAIVVVFLVREAGLSAGAVGSLIAAASSGGILGALVGRQVMRFGTARALLVCELGLPTLALLIPLGGSSPWFYLVGAFGVSLGVVGGNVVKATFLQSYCPPELFGRLTATTAFVNYGTIPLGALLGGTLGQTLGLTPALWITTTGVPLAGLVLLASPIRRRRDLPTHRREAEDAAHQGAAVPGTSAASSRDLTA is encoded by the coding sequence ATGAGCCTGCTGCGGTCGCATCGCGACTTCCGGCTGTTCTGGATCGGCGAGACGGTCAACCGGTTCGGCAGCGCGACGTCCTCGGTAACGTTGCCGCTGGTCGCGATTTCGATGCTCGACGCAACGACCTTCGAGGTCGGCCTGCTGACCGCGGCGGCCTGGGCGCCGTGGCTGCTGATCGGCCTGCCGACGGGTGCGTGGATCGATCGGGTCCGGCGACGACCGGTCATGCTCGCCGCCTGCGCCGTGTCCGGACTTCTGCTGCTGACGGTTCCGGTGGCCGGAGACCTGCTGACGATCGAGTTGCTGCTGGTCGTCGCGGGCTTCGTCGGCGCGGCGGCGGTCGTGTTCCAGACGGCGTACACCGCTTACCTCCCGACGCTGCTGGATCCGGCGGATCACGCGGAGGGCAACGCGAAACTGCACGGCAGTGCGTCCGCTGCGCAGATCGCGGGACTCGGGTGCGGTGGGCTCCTGGTGCAGCTCGCCGGTGCGGCGAACGCGTTGCTCGTCGACGCCGCGAGCTTCGTGGTCGCCCTGCTCTGCCTGGGCGCGATCCGTTTCCGGGAACGCCGTACGGACGTTCCTCGCCGGGCCGGGGCGATCCGGGAAGGCATACGGCTGGTTGCGCGCGACGTCTGGCTGCGAACGCTGACGATCTTCGGCGCGGTCTCGAACCTTGCGCTGATGGGGTACCAGGCGATCGTCGTCGTGTTCCTGGTCCGCGAGGCCGGGCTCTCGGCGGGGGCGGTCGGCTCGCTGATCGCGGCGGCGTCGAGCGGGGGCATCCTCGGTGCGCTCGTCGGGCGTCAGGTGATGCGGTTCGGGACGGCGCGAGCCTTGCTGGTGTGTGAGCTGGGGCTGCCGACACTCGCGCTGCTGATCCCGTTGGGCGGTTCGAGTCCGTGGTTCTACCTGGTCGGAGCGTTCGGGGTGAGTCTGGGTGTGGTCGGCGGGAACGTCGTCAAGGCGACGTTCCTGCAGTCCTATTGCCCGCCGGAGCTGTTCGGGCGACTCACGGCGACGACCGCCTTCGTCAACTACGGCACCATCCCGCTCGGCGCGCTCCTCGGCGGGACGCTCGGCCAGACACTCGGGCTGACTCCGGCGCTCTGGATCACCACGACCGGCGTACCGCTGGCAGGCCTCGTCCTCCTCGCCTCACCGATCCGCCGGCGCCGCGACCTCCCGACGCACCGGCGCGAGGCCGAGGACGCGGCTCACCAGGGCGCCGCAGTTCCGGGGACCAGCGCCGCCTCCAGCCGGGACCTGACCGCCTGA
- a CDS encoding TetR/AcrR family transcriptional regulator produces the protein MEKIDGRLARGDQTRRAVLRRAVEIASVDGLEGLSIGRLATELGISKSGLFAHFGSKEELQLATVRAARRIYADSVVVPAYEIEPGLGRVWALSRHWLEYSRSRVFPGGCFFQKVSHEFSAREGAVQEYLAAVHTEWMDLIETAVAEAIERGELAGDAKQLAFDLNAYYEAANLASILHNDESGYERARQAVRSRLEAALVPGTAAPW, from the coding sequence GTGGAGAAGATCGACGGACGGTTGGCGCGCGGTGACCAGACCCGCCGCGCCGTACTGCGTCGTGCGGTCGAGATCGCGTCGGTCGACGGGCTCGAGGGGTTGTCGATCGGACGGCTCGCGACCGAGCTCGGGATCAGCAAGAGCGGGCTGTTCGCGCACTTCGGTTCCAAGGAGGAGCTGCAGCTCGCGACGGTGCGGGCGGCGCGCCGGATCTACGCCGACAGCGTCGTGGTTCCGGCGTACGAGATCGAGCCCGGGCTCGGGCGGGTGTGGGCGCTGAGCCGGCACTGGCTGGAGTACTCGCGGAGCCGGGTGTTCCCCGGCGGATGCTTCTTCCAGAAGGTGTCGCACGAGTTCTCCGCGCGCGAGGGCGCGGTGCAGGAGTACCTGGCCGCCGTACACACCGAGTGGATGGACCTCATCGAGACCGCGGTGGCCGAGGCCATCGAGCGCGGCGAGCTCGCGGGGGACGCGAAGCAGTTGGCGTTCGACCTCAACGCGTACTACGAAGCCGCGAACCTCGCGTCGATCCTGCACAACGACGAGTCGGGTTACGAGCGCGCCCGTCAGGCGGTCAGGTCCCGGCTGGAGGCGGCGCTGGTCCCCGGAACTGCGGCGCCCTGGTGA
- a CDS encoding alpha/beta hydrolase, producing MLSPRLSGQLAFKLWRRPLARGQVRPDEQSVHEAARVEIVDNVTTYAWGDGKRPVLLVHGWRSRASRFAGLVTRLLELGYSPVSYDAPAHGDSEGEVVSILGHQRIIRALEERHGPFDGVIAHSLGALFALYAVREGVAAQRLVMISGVAEFGYLADAFCAQLGLGPKINRELRRQIERRYFDSDDQIWTRFSAATGKVELLVIHNDEDDIVDPRQAQVLLRSYGERAHFLPTTGLGHRRILSDPAVITEAVAFLQDADVPSSVPSSVPSDVPSGVPSDVAEGLDLSA from the coding sequence GTGTTGTCACCGCGACTCAGCGGACAGCTCGCGTTCAAGCTGTGGCGGCGACCGCTCGCCCGCGGCCAGGTCCGTCCGGACGAACAGAGCGTCCACGAGGCGGCCCGAGTGGAGATTGTCGACAATGTGACGACGTACGCGTGGGGCGACGGCAAGCGCCCGGTGCTGCTCGTGCACGGGTGGCGGTCGCGCGCGTCGCGGTTCGCGGGGCTCGTCACGCGGCTGCTCGAGCTCGGGTACAGCCCGGTCTCGTACGACGCCCCGGCGCACGGGGACTCCGAGGGCGAGGTGGTGTCGATCCTCGGCCACCAGCGGATCATCCGCGCGCTGGAGGAGCGGCACGGCCCGTTCGACGGCGTGATCGCACATTCACTGGGCGCACTGTTCGCGCTGTACGCGGTGCGGGAGGGTGTCGCCGCGCAGCGGCTGGTGATGATCAGCGGCGTCGCCGAGTTCGGCTACCTCGCCGACGCGTTCTGCGCCCAGCTCGGCCTGGGCCCGAAGATCAACCGGGAACTGCGACGGCAGATCGAGCGCCGGTACTTCGACAGCGACGACCAGATCTGGACGCGGTTCTCGGCGGCCACCGGGAAGGTCGAGCTCCTCGTGATCCACAACGACGAGGACGACATCGTGGACCCGCGGCAGGCACAGGTGCTCCTCCGGAGCTACGGCGAACGCGCCCACTTCCTGCCGACGACCGGCCTCGGCCACCGCAGGATCCTCTCGGACCCCGCGGTGATCACCGAAGCGGTCGCGTTCCTCCAGGACGCGGACGTCCCCTCAAGTGTCCCCTCAAGTGTCCCCTCAGATGTCCCGTCAGGCGTCCCGTCAGATGTCGCGGAAGGTCTCGATCTGAGCGCCTAG
- a CDS encoding UDP-N-acetylglucosamine 1-carboxyvinyltransferase yields MTDDYLSRIGNLIRDARKHRGWTQTQLAEVLNTSQSAVNRIEKGHQNLTLEMLARIGEALDSEIVSLGGGPVHLRVAGGRQLSGAIDVKSSKNAGVALLCASLLNRGRTTLRKVARIEEVNRLLEVLNSIGVRTTWLNDAGDLEIVPPADLDLRSMDAEAARRTRSIIMFLGPLLHREDAFELPYAGGCDLGTRTVEPHLAALRPFGLEVKATGGQYHALVNRTITPGKPIVLTERGDTVTENAIMAAARYDGVTVIRNASPNYMVQDLCFYLDLLGVRIDGIGTTTLTVHGKPDIDVDVDYAPSEDPIEAMSLLTAAIVTKSEITIRRAPVEFLEIELALLEEMGLEYDRSPEYLAENGRTRLVDLTTRPSKLHAPIDKIHPMPFPGLNIDNLPFFAVIAATATGQTLIHDWVYENRAIYLTDLNKLGGRVKLLDPHRVMVEGPTHFSGAEVMCPPALRPAVVTLIAMLAAKGTSVLRSIYVINRGYEDLAARLNSLGAQIETFRDI; encoded by the coding sequence ATGACCGATGACTACCTGAGCCGGATCGGAAATCTCATCCGGGACGCCCGCAAGCACCGCGGCTGGACGCAGACGCAGCTGGCGGAAGTGCTGAACACCAGCCAGAGTGCGGTGAACAGGATCGAGAAGGGTCATCAGAACCTCACCCTCGAGATGCTCGCCCGGATCGGCGAGGCGCTCGATTCCGAAATTGTCTCTCTCGGCGGCGGGCCGGTCCACCTCCGCGTCGCGGGCGGCCGGCAACTGTCCGGCGCCATCGACGTCAAGTCGAGCAAGAACGCCGGCGTCGCGCTGCTCTGCGCCAGCCTGCTGAACCGGGGCCGGACGACGCTGCGCAAGGTCGCCCGGATCGAAGAGGTGAACCGGCTGCTCGAGGTGCTGAACTCGATCGGCGTCCGGACCACCTGGCTGAACGACGCCGGCGACCTGGAGATCGTGCCGCCGGCCGACCTGGACCTCCGGTCGATGGACGCCGAGGCGGCCCGCCGGACCCGCTCGATCATCATGTTCCTCGGCCCGCTGCTGCACCGCGAGGACGCCTTCGAGCTGCCGTACGCCGGCGGCTGCGACCTCGGCACCCGCACCGTCGAGCCGCACCTGGCCGCGCTGCGCCCGTTCGGCCTCGAGGTGAAGGCGACCGGCGGGCAGTACCACGCGCTGGTGAACCGGACCATCACGCCGGGCAAGCCGATCGTGCTGACCGAGCGCGGGGACACCGTCACCGAGAACGCGATCATGGCCGCCGCGCGGTACGACGGCGTCACGGTGATCCGGAACGCCAGCCCGAACTACATGGTCCAGGACCTGTGCTTCTACCTCGACCTGCTCGGCGTCCGGATCGACGGCATCGGCACCACCACGCTGACCGTGCACGGCAAGCCCGACATCGACGTGGACGTCGACTACGCGCCGTCCGAGGACCCGATCGAGGCGATGAGCCTGCTCACCGCCGCGATCGTCACCAAGTCCGAGATCACCATCCGCCGGGCGCCGGTCGAGTTCCTGGAGATCGAGCTCGCGCTGCTCGAGGAGATGGGCCTGGAGTACGACCGGAGCCCGGAGTACCTCGCCGAGAACGGCCGCACCCGGCTCGTCGACCTGACCACCCGGCCGTCGAAGCTGCACGCGCCGATCGACAAGATCCACCCGATGCCGTTCCCGGGCCTGAACATCGACAACCTGCCGTTCTTCGCGGTGATCGCGGCCACCGCCACCGGGCAGACGCTGATCCACGACTGGGTGTACGAGAACCGGGCGATCTACCTGACCGACCTGAACAAGCTCGGCGGCCGGGTCAAGCTGCTCGACCCGCACCGGGTGATGGTCGAGGGCCCGACGCACTTCTCCGGCGCCGAGGTGATGTGCCCGCCGGCGCTCCGCCCGGCCGTGGTCACGCTGATCGCGATGCTGGCCGCGAAGGGTACGTCGGTGCTGCGCAGCATCTACGTGATCAACCGCGGCTACGAGGACCTGGCCGCCCGGCTGAACTCGCTAGGCGCTCAGATCGAGACCTTCCGCGACATCTGA
- a CDS encoding muconolactone Delta-isomerase family protein, with the protein MAQFVVQLRFDVAETDRRMAVRPAHREYLAALREAGKLVAAGPFADQTGALLVYDVADEAELRDILAKDPYTPAGVYEIATLAEWQPLFPFS; encoded by the coding sequence ATGGCCCAATTTGTCGTGCAGTTGCGCTTCGACGTCGCCGAGACCGACCGCCGGATGGCGGTCCGCCCGGCCCATCGTGAGTACCTCGCCGCGCTGCGGGAGGCGGGCAAGCTCGTCGCCGCCGGACCGTTCGCCGACCAGACCGGCGCGCTTCTCGTGTACGACGTCGCGGACGAGGCGGAGCTCCGCGACATCCTCGCCAAGGACCCCTACACCCCGGCCGGCGTCTACGAGATCGCGACCCTCGCGGAGTGGCAGCCGCTGTTCCCGTTCAGCTAG
- the ppdK gene encoding pyruvate, phosphate dikinase: MKDLLGGKGANLAEMTNLGLPVPPGFTITTDACRAYLETGAVPAELADEIDHHVDLLQQKMGKKLGQADDPLLVSVRSGAAASMPGMMETVLNVGLNDDSVNGLAHQSGNPRFAWDAYRRLIQMFGKTVLDMDGEVFEQALDAAKEAKGARTDLDLDADDLKALVETFKQAVHERTGREFPQDPRSQMDLATEAVFRSWNSDRAILYRRQERIAADLGTAVNICSMVFGNLGMDSGTGVAFTRDPSTGQPGVYGDYLQNAQGEDVVAGIRNTVPLADLEQIDKTSYDDLMNIMATLEGHYRDLCDIEFTVERGKLWMLQTRVGKRTAAAAFRIATSLIDEGVIDTDEALRRVKGAQLAQLMFPRFDADAAKDPVTKAIGASPGAASGKVVFTSAAAVEAAESGEKVILVRRETNPDDLHGMIAAQGILTSRGGKTSHAAVVARGMGKTCVCGADELDVNVAQGTIKVNGTVIEAGETISIDGTTGEVYRGEVPVVPSPVVQYFEGTLAADAGDELVASVHRLISHADEVRRLGVRTNADTADDAARARRFGAEGIGLCRTEHMFLGERRESVERLILADNDADREAALAELEPLQRGDFLELLDAMDGLPVTIRLIDPPLHEFLPSMEELAVKVAVARERGEESDHDTKLLAAVERLHEQNPMLGLRGVRLGLVIPGLFAMQVRAIAEAAAELRGRGKDPRPEIMIPLVGAVQELHLARDEVERVLAEVGVDTEIPIGTMIELPRAAVIADQIAAAADFFSFGTNDLTQTTWGFSRDDVEGAFFPRYLEKGIFAVSPFESIDREGVGALVRTGIDRGRAAKPDLKLGVCGEHGGDPDSIHFFHEAGLDYVSCSPFRIPVARLESGRAALD, from the coding sequence ATGAAGGACCTGCTCGGCGGGAAGGGCGCGAACTTGGCCGAGATGACCAATCTCGGCCTGCCGGTGCCACCCGGCTTCACCATCACCACCGACGCCTGCCGCGCGTACCTGGAGACCGGTGCGGTGCCGGCCGAGCTGGCGGACGAGATCGACCACCACGTCGACCTGCTGCAGCAGAAGATGGGCAAGAAGCTCGGCCAGGCCGACGACCCGCTGCTGGTCTCGGTGCGCTCCGGTGCCGCCGCGTCGATGCCCGGGATGATGGAGACCGTCCTGAACGTCGGCCTCAACGACGACTCGGTGAACGGCCTCGCGCACCAGTCCGGCAACCCGCGGTTCGCCTGGGACGCGTACCGGCGGCTGATCCAGATGTTCGGCAAGACCGTGCTGGACATGGACGGCGAGGTGTTCGAGCAGGCGCTCGACGCCGCCAAGGAGGCCAAGGGCGCGCGCACCGACCTCGACCTCGACGCCGACGACCTGAAGGCGCTCGTCGAGACCTTCAAGCAGGCGGTCCACGAGCGCACCGGCCGCGAGTTCCCGCAGGACCCGCGCAGCCAGATGGACCTCGCCACCGAGGCCGTGTTCCGCTCGTGGAACTCGGACCGCGCGATCCTCTACCGCCGCCAGGAGCGGATCGCGGCCGACCTCGGCACCGCGGTCAACATCTGCTCGATGGTGTTCGGCAACCTCGGCATGGACTCCGGCACCGGCGTCGCGTTCACCCGCGACCCGTCGACCGGGCAGCCCGGCGTGTACGGCGACTACCTGCAGAACGCCCAGGGCGAGGACGTCGTCGCGGGCATCCGCAACACGGTCCCGCTGGCGGACCTCGAGCAGATCGACAAGACGTCGTACGACGACCTGATGAACATCATGGCCACGCTCGAAGGTCACTACCGCGACCTGTGCGACATCGAGTTCACCGTGGAGCGCGGCAAGCTCTGGATGCTGCAGACCCGCGTCGGCAAGCGCACCGCGGCGGCCGCGTTCCGGATCGCGACCAGCCTGATCGACGAAGGCGTGATCGACACCGACGAGGCGTTGCGGCGGGTGAAGGGCGCGCAACTGGCGCAGCTGATGTTCCCGCGGTTCGACGCCGATGCCGCGAAAGACCCGGTGACCAAGGCGATCGGAGCGTCGCCGGGCGCCGCGTCGGGCAAGGTCGTGTTCACCTCGGCGGCCGCGGTCGAGGCGGCGGAGAGCGGCGAGAAGGTGATCCTGGTCCGCCGGGAGACGAACCCCGACGACCTGCACGGCATGATCGCGGCGCAGGGCATCCTGACCAGCCGAGGCGGCAAGACCTCGCACGCGGCGGTGGTCGCGCGCGGCATGGGCAAGACCTGTGTCTGCGGAGCGGACGAGCTCGACGTGAACGTTGCCCAGGGCACCATCAAGGTGAACGGCACGGTGATCGAGGCCGGCGAGACGATCTCGATCGACGGCACCACCGGTGAGGTGTACCGCGGCGAGGTCCCGGTCGTGCCGTCGCCGGTCGTGCAGTACTTCGAGGGCACGCTGGCGGCGGATGCCGGCGACGAGCTGGTCGCGTCCGTGCACCGGCTGATCTCGCACGCGGACGAAGTCCGGCGGCTCGGCGTACGGACGAACGCGGACACCGCGGACGATGCGGCGCGGGCGCGGCGGTTCGGGGCCGAGGGGATCGGGTTGTGCCGGACCGAGCACATGTTCCTCGGTGAGCGGCGGGAGTCCGTCGAGCGGCTGATCCTCGCGGACAACGACGCGGACCGGGAGGCGGCGCTGGCGGAGCTGGAGCCGTTGCAGCGCGGGGACTTCCTGGAGTTGCTGGACGCGATGGACGGGCTGCCGGTGACGATCCGGCTGATCGATCCGCCGCTGCACGAGTTCCTGCCGTCGATGGAGGAGCTGGCGGTGAAGGTCGCGGTGGCGCGCGAGCGCGGCGAGGAATCGGACCACGACACGAAGCTGCTCGCGGCGGTCGAGCGGCTGCACGAGCAGAACCCGATGCTCGGCCTGCGCGGCGTACGGCTCGGCTTGGTGATCCCGGGCCTGTTCGCGATGCAGGTCCGCGCGATCGCCGAGGCGGCCGCCGAACTGCGCGGCCGGGGGAAGGATCCGCGGCCGGAGATCATGATCCCGCTGGTCGGCGCGGTCCAGGAACTGCACCTGGCCCGCGACGAGGTGGAACGCGTGCTCGCAGAGGTCGGTGTGGACACGGAGATCCCGATCGGGACGATGATCGAGTTGCCGCGGGCCGCGGTGATCGCGGACCAGATCGCGGCGGCGGCCGACTTCTTCTCGTTCGGGACGAACGACCTGACCCAGACGACGTGGGGCTTCAGCCGCGACGACGTCGAGGGCGCGTTCTTCCCGCGCTACCTGGAGAAGGGCATCTTCGCGGTGTCGCCGTTCGAGTCGATCGACCGCGAGGGCGTCGGCGCGCTGGTCCGCACCGGAATCGACCGCGGCCGCGCCGCGAAGCCAGACCTCAAGCTCGGCGTCTGCGGCGAACACGGCGGCGACCCCGACAGCATCCACTTCTTCCACGAGGCAGGCCTCGACTACGTCTCCTGCTCGCCCTTCCGCATCCCCGTCGCCCGCCTGGAGTCCGGCCGGGCGGCGCTGGACTGA